From the genome of Taeniopygia guttata chromosome 31, bTaeGut7.mat, whole genome shotgun sequence, one region includes:
- the LOC140681122 gene encoding coiled-coil domain-containing protein 180-like — protein sequence MALEAFSFEGLEELWNMIHEESSNRRKCIRAMDASLKETERSRAMKITEVLTKYTVKLEEISFFLAADVHKLINNKAMNINKALLGNERATAKLLFNLMKSELEKEKLHQLKWQERVKDWKLIQKNCVIQSFREFMASEEVQNPPAEEMENMIKEQIVLGEQRLRVLQHIGYGRRGYSIKENSSCWS from the exons ATGGCTTTGGAAGCCTTCTCATTTGAA GGTTTGGAAGAACTCTGGAATATGATACACGAGGAGTCCTCAAACAGAAGGAAGTGTATCAGGGCAATGGATGCATCCCTAAAGGAGACTGAAAGGAGTCGAGCCATGAAA ATAACAGAGGTACTGACCAAGTATACAGTGAAACTGGAGGAAATTTCCTTCTTCTTGGCAGCTGATGTTCACAAGCTCATAAACAATAAGGCAATG aaTATAAACAAAGCACTGCTGGGTAATGAGAGGGCAACTGCCAAGCTGCTCTTTAATCTAATGAAATCGGagcttgagaaagaaaaattgcatcAACTGAAGTGGCAAGAGAGAGTCAAGGACTGGAAGCTCATCCAAAAGAACTGTGTTATTCAGAGCTTCAG AGAATTTATGGCAAGTGAAGAAGTACAGAATCCCCCAGCtgaggaaatggaaaatatgattAAGGAGCAAATTGTACTTGGTGAACAGAGATTGAGGGTTTTGCAGCATATTGGGTATGGCAGAAGAGGATATAGTATAAAGGAAAACAGTTCTTGCTGGAGTTAA